A DNA window from Melospiza georgiana isolate bMelGeo1 chromosome 22, bMelGeo1.pri, whole genome shotgun sequence contains the following coding sequences:
- the C22H1orf50 gene encoding LOW QUALITY PROTEIN: uncharacterized protein C1orf50 homolog (The sequence of the model RefSeq protein was modified relative to this genomic sequence to represent the inferred CDS: inserted 1 base in 1 codon) — protein MSERRPNRGTSQAGRRSDPNSXPSAPPPASQRQQSPAMVAPLTVRADASAEASPPGGSGGSWLCMAEGGSEPGDDGPGPGPGPGPGPELALVEGSAGRAGRVGDPGDLVALAQQVQQADDFVRANACSKLTVIAEQIRHLQEQARKVLDEANRDADLHHVACNIVKKPGNVYYMYRRESGQRYFSILSPKEWGTTPHEFLGAYKLQHDMSWTPFEDIERRDAEITVLEKLLNQQAALPLCTEPNFQGLTKPHK, from the exons ATGTCCGAACGCCGGCCGAACCGCGGCACCAGCCAGGCCGGGCGCCGGAGCGATCCTAACT GCCCCtccgccccgccgccggccaGTCAGCGCCAGCAGAGCCCCGCCATGGTCGCGCCTCTCACGGTGCGTGCTGACGCCTCGGCGGAAGCCTCTCCACCGGGCGGAAGCGGTGGGTCGTGGCTGTGCATGGCGGAGGGCGGCTCGGAGCCTGGGGATgacggccccggccccggccccggcccgggtCCCGGCCCCGAGCTGGCCCTGGTCGAGGGCAGCGCAGGCCGCGCCGGCCGCGTCGGGGACCCCGGTGACCtagtggccctggcccagcagGTGCAGCAG GCCGATGACTTTGTCCGAGCAAATGCCTGCAGCAAACTGACAGTCATCGCTGAGCAGATCCggcacctgcaggagcaggcGCGGAAG GTCTTAGATGAAGCTAACAGGGATGCTGATCTGCACCACGTAGCCTGCAACATTGTGAAGAAGCCGGGAAACGTTTACTACATGTACAGGCGGGAGAGTGGGCAGCGGTATTTCTCCATTCTGTCTCCTAAG GAATGGGGTACCACTCCCCATGAATTTCTTGGTGCCTATAAGCTCCAGCATGACATGTCCTGGACTCCGTTTGAGGACATAGAGAGACGAGATGCTGAAATAACTgtcctggagaagctgctgaaccagcaggcagcactgccccTGTGCACGGAGCCCAACTTCCAGGGCCTGACCAAGCCACACAAGTGA
- the P3H1 gene encoding prolyl 3-hydroxylase 1 isoform X1, which produces MALSPPLLLLPLLMVLLARAATPPEPVLVPVPTLAPGDPPLPAQSPDALFAAGAEAYARGDWPTVVLQMERALRARAAVRSRLMRCRLRCANATAGPAEATESQPDPVLRDLWFFRALLRRAACLRDCGPAAPSRYRLSEELDREFSRRSPYNYLQVAYFKMNRPAQAAAAAHTFFVANPGHQEMRQNLEYYQAMVGVHEDDFTDLEAKPHLSEFQLGVRFYTEEQPAAAILHLEKALEEYFVADAECRALCEGPYDYEGYNYLEYNADLFQAITDHSMQVLSCKQGCVTELASQPGQEKPLEDFLPSHFNYLQFAYYNNGNYEKAIECAKTYLLFFPHDEVMNQNLAYYTAVLGENLARPIQPRKEIQAYYQQSLMEKELLFFSYDVFGIPFVDPDTWTPEEVIPKRLREKQKVERETAARISEEIGNLMKEIETLVEEKAKESADMSKFIREGGPLVYEGASVTMNSKALNGSQRVVVDGILSAEECRELQRLTNAAASAGDGYRGKTSPHTPSETFYGVTVLKALKLGQEGKVPLHSAYLYYNVTEKVRHMIASYFRLEVPLHFSYSHLVCRTAIDEKQEGRSDNSHEVHVDNCILNAEALLCVKEPPAYTFRDYSAILYLNGDFEGGAFYFTELDAKTETAEVQPQCGRAVGFSSGSENPHGVKAVTKGQRCAIALWFTLDPRHSERERVQADDLVKMLFSVEEGDLEPEKESPAAIAVGKDEL; this is translated from the exons ATGGCGCTGTCGCCGCCgcttctgctgctgccgctgctgatGGTGCTGCTGGCGCGGGCGGCCACGCCACCGGAACCGGTCCTGGTCCCGGTGCCGACCCTAGCACCGGGCGACCCGCCGTTGCCCGCCCAGTCCCCGGACGCGCTGTTCGCCGCCGGTGCCGAGGCGTACGCGCGGGGGGACTGGCCCACCGTGGTGCTGCAGATGGAGCGGGCGCTGCGGGCGCGGGCCGCCGTGCGCTCCCGTCTGATGCGGTGCCGCCTGCGCTGCGCCAACGCCACAGCGGGGCCGGCGGAGGCGACCGAGTCCCAGCCCGACCCGGTGCTCCGGGACTTGTGGTTCTTTCGTGCGCTGCTTCGCCGCGCCGCCTGCCTGCGGGACTGCGGGCCCGCTGCGCCCTCCCGATACCGCCTGAGCGAGGAGCTGGACCGGGAGTTCAGCCGGCGCAGCCCCTACAACTACCTCCAGGTCGCCTATTTCAAG ATGAACCGGCCGGcgcaggcggcggcggccgctcACACTTTCTTCGTGGCCAACCCCGGGCACCAGGAGATGAGGCAAAACCTGGAGTACTACCAGGCCATGGTGGGAGTCCACGAGGATGACTTCACTGACCTGGAGGCCAAACCCCACCTG AGCGAATTTCAGCTGGGCGTCCGGTTTTacacagaggagcagccagctgctgccatcctgcacctggagaaggcgCTGGAGGAGTATTTTGTGGCAGACGCTGAATGCCGCGCTCTCTGCGAGGGACCCTATGACTACGAGGGTTACAACTACCTTGAGTACAATGCAGACCTTTTCCAGGCCATTACAG aTCACTCCATGCAAGTGCTAAGCTgcaagcagggctgtgtcacagaGCTGGCCTCCCAGCCCGGCCAGGAGAAGCCTCTGGAGGATTTCCTGCCCTCGCACTTCAACTATCTGCAGTTTGCCTACTACAACA ATGGGAATTATGAAAAAGCCATTGAATGCGCCAAGACCTATTTGCTCTTCTTCCCACATGACGAGGTGATGAACCAGAATTTGGCCTATTACACTGCTGTCCTGGGGGAAAACCTGGCCAGACCCATCCAGCCGCGGAAG GAGATCCAGGCATATTACCAGCAGAGTCTgatggagaaggagctgctctTCTTCAGCTATGACGTCTTTGGCATCCCTTTTGTGGACCCG GACACATGGACACCTGAAGAGGTGATACCAAAAAGACTGCGAGAGAAACAGAA GGTGGAGCGGGAGACTGCAGCACGCATCTCTGAGGAAATCGGCAACCTCATGAAGGAGATTGAGACACTGGTGGAGGAGAAGGCCAAAGAGTCTGCCGACATGAGCAAGTTCATCCGAGAAG GTGGCCCTTTGGTGTACGAAGGAGCCAGTGTCACCATGAACTCCAAGGCCCTGAATGGCTCCCAGCGTGTCGTGGTGGATGGAATCCTGTCTGCTGAGGAGTGCCGAGAACTGCAGAGACTCACTAAC GCAGCTGCCTCGGCTGGAGATGGCTATCGGGGGAAGACCTCTCCTCACACTCCCAGCGAGACCTTCTATGGCGTGACTGTCCTCAAGGCCCTCAAG ctggggcaggaggggaaggtgcCCCTGCACAGTGCCTACTTGTACTACAACGTGACAGAGAAGGTGCGGCACATGATTGCGTCCTACTTCCGCCTGGAGGTCCCACTCCACTTCTCCTACTCCCACCTGGTGTGCCGCACAGCCATTGATG AGAAGCAAGAAGGCCGGAGTGACAACAGCCATGAGGTGCATGTGGACAACTGCATTCTCAATGCAGAGGCACTGTTGTGCGTGAAGGAACCCCCCGCCTACACTTTCCGGGATTACAG TGCAATCCTCTACCTCAATGGGGACTTTGAAGGAGGAGCTTTCTACTTCACCGAGCTGGATGCCAAGACTGAGACC GCAGAGGTCCAGCCGCAGTGTGGCCGTGCTGTGGGCTTCTCCTCTGGCTCAGAGAACCCCCACGGGGTGAAAGCTGTGACCAAGGGTCAGCGCTGCGCTATTGCCCTCTGGTTCACCCTGGACCCTCGGCACAGTGAGCGG GAGCGTGTGCAGGCAGATGACCTGGTGAAGATGCTTTTCAGTGTGGAAGAGGGGGATTTGGAGCCAGAGAAGGAATCGCCAGCTGCCATTGCGGTCGGGAAGGATGAGCTGTGA
- the P3H1 gene encoding prolyl 3-hydroxylase 1 isoform X2 — MALSPPLLLLPLLMVLLARAATPPEPVLVPVPTLAPGDPPLPAQSPDALFAAGAEAYARGDWPTVVLQMERALRARAAVRSRLMRCRLRCANATAGPAEATESQPDPVLRDLWFFRALLRRAACLRDCGPAAPSRYRLSEELDREFSRRSPYNYLQVAYFKMNRPAQAAAAAHTFFVANPGHQEMRQNLEYYQAMVGVHEDDFTDLEAKPHLSEFQLGVRFYTEEQPAAAILHLEKALEEYFVADAECRALCEGPYDYEGYNYLEYNADLFQAITDHSMQVLSCKQGCVTELASQPGQEKPLEDFLPSHFNYLQFAYYNNGNYEKAIECAKTYLLFFPHDEVMNQNLAYYTAVLGENLARPIQPRKEIQAYYQQSLMEKELLFFSYDVFGIPFVDPDTWTPEEVIPKRLREKQKVERETAARISEEIGNLMKEIETLVEEKAKESADMSKFIREGGPLVYEGASVTMNSKALNGSQRVVVDGILSAEECRELQRLTNAAASAGDGYRGKTSPHTPSETFYGVTVLKALKVGVAVWRNRLWGHAGAGGEGAPAQCLLVLQRDREGAAHDCVLLPPGGPTPLLLLPPGVPHSH, encoded by the exons ATGGCGCTGTCGCCGCCgcttctgctgctgccgctgctgatGGTGCTGCTGGCGCGGGCGGCCACGCCACCGGAACCGGTCCTGGTCCCGGTGCCGACCCTAGCACCGGGCGACCCGCCGTTGCCCGCCCAGTCCCCGGACGCGCTGTTCGCCGCCGGTGCCGAGGCGTACGCGCGGGGGGACTGGCCCACCGTGGTGCTGCAGATGGAGCGGGCGCTGCGGGCGCGGGCCGCCGTGCGCTCCCGTCTGATGCGGTGCCGCCTGCGCTGCGCCAACGCCACAGCGGGGCCGGCGGAGGCGACCGAGTCCCAGCCCGACCCGGTGCTCCGGGACTTGTGGTTCTTTCGTGCGCTGCTTCGCCGCGCCGCCTGCCTGCGGGACTGCGGGCCCGCTGCGCCCTCCCGATACCGCCTGAGCGAGGAGCTGGACCGGGAGTTCAGCCGGCGCAGCCCCTACAACTACCTCCAGGTCGCCTATTTCAAG ATGAACCGGCCGGcgcaggcggcggcggccgctcACACTTTCTTCGTGGCCAACCCCGGGCACCAGGAGATGAGGCAAAACCTGGAGTACTACCAGGCCATGGTGGGAGTCCACGAGGATGACTTCACTGACCTGGAGGCCAAACCCCACCTG AGCGAATTTCAGCTGGGCGTCCGGTTTTacacagaggagcagccagctgctgccatcctgcacctggagaaggcgCTGGAGGAGTATTTTGTGGCAGACGCTGAATGCCGCGCTCTCTGCGAGGGACCCTATGACTACGAGGGTTACAACTACCTTGAGTACAATGCAGACCTTTTCCAGGCCATTACAG aTCACTCCATGCAAGTGCTAAGCTgcaagcagggctgtgtcacagaGCTGGCCTCCCAGCCCGGCCAGGAGAAGCCTCTGGAGGATTTCCTGCCCTCGCACTTCAACTATCTGCAGTTTGCCTACTACAACA ATGGGAATTATGAAAAAGCCATTGAATGCGCCAAGACCTATTTGCTCTTCTTCCCACATGACGAGGTGATGAACCAGAATTTGGCCTATTACACTGCTGTCCTGGGGGAAAACCTGGCCAGACCCATCCAGCCGCGGAAG GAGATCCAGGCATATTACCAGCAGAGTCTgatggagaaggagctgctctTCTTCAGCTATGACGTCTTTGGCATCCCTTTTGTGGACCCG GACACATGGACACCTGAAGAGGTGATACCAAAAAGACTGCGAGAGAAACAGAA GGTGGAGCGGGAGACTGCAGCACGCATCTCTGAGGAAATCGGCAACCTCATGAAGGAGATTGAGACACTGGTGGAGGAGAAGGCCAAAGAGTCTGCCGACATGAGCAAGTTCATCCGAGAAG GTGGCCCTTTGGTGTACGAAGGAGCCAGTGTCACCATGAACTCCAAGGCCCTGAATGGCTCCCAGCGTGTCGTGGTGGATGGAATCCTGTCTGCTGAGGAGTGCCGAGAACTGCAGAGACTCACTAAC GCAGCTGCCTCGGCTGGAGATGGCTATCGGGGGAAGACCTCTCCTCACACTCCCAGCGAGACCTTCTATGGCGTGACTGTCCTCAAGGCCCTCAAGGTTGGGGTGGCTGTGTGGAGAAACAGGCTGTGGGGACACG ctggggcaggaggggaaggtgcCCCTGCACAGTGCCTACTTGTACTACAACGTGACAGAGAAGGTGCGGCACATGATTGCGTCCTACTTCCGCCTGGAGGTCCCACTCCACTTCTCCTACTCCCACCTGGTGTGCCGCACAGCCATTGA
- the P3H1 gene encoding prolyl 3-hydroxylase 1 isoform X3 — MALSPPLLLLPLLMVLLARAATPPEPVLVPVPTLAPGDPPLPAQSPDALFAAGAEAYARGDWPTVVLQMERALRARAAVRSRLMRCRLRCANATAGPAEATESQPDPVLRDLWFFRALLRRAACLRDCGPAAPSRYRLSEELDREFSRRSPYNYLQVAYFKMNRPAQAAAAAHTFFVANPGHQEMRQNLEYYQAMVGVHEDDFTDLEAKPHLSEFQLGVRFYTEEQPAAAILHLEKALEEYFVADAECRALCEGPYDYEGYNYLEYNADLFQAITDHSMQVLSCKQGCVTELASQPGQEKPLEDFLPSHFNYLQFAYYNNGNYEKAIECAKTYLLFFPHDEVMNQNLAYYTAVLGENLARPIQPRKEIQAYYQQSLMEKELLFFSYDVFGIPFVDPDTWTPEEVIPKRLREKQKVERETAARISEEIGNLMKEIETLVEEKAKESADMSKFIREGGPLVYEGASVTMNSKALNGSQRVVVDGILSAEECRELQRLTNVSARTGSCLGWRWLSGEDLSSHSQRDLLWRDCPQGPQAGAGGEGAPAQCLLVLQRDREGAAHDCVLLPPGGPTPLLLLPPGVPHSH; from the exons ATGGCGCTGTCGCCGCCgcttctgctgctgccgctgctgatGGTGCTGCTGGCGCGGGCGGCCACGCCACCGGAACCGGTCCTGGTCCCGGTGCCGACCCTAGCACCGGGCGACCCGCCGTTGCCCGCCCAGTCCCCGGACGCGCTGTTCGCCGCCGGTGCCGAGGCGTACGCGCGGGGGGACTGGCCCACCGTGGTGCTGCAGATGGAGCGGGCGCTGCGGGCGCGGGCCGCCGTGCGCTCCCGTCTGATGCGGTGCCGCCTGCGCTGCGCCAACGCCACAGCGGGGCCGGCGGAGGCGACCGAGTCCCAGCCCGACCCGGTGCTCCGGGACTTGTGGTTCTTTCGTGCGCTGCTTCGCCGCGCCGCCTGCCTGCGGGACTGCGGGCCCGCTGCGCCCTCCCGATACCGCCTGAGCGAGGAGCTGGACCGGGAGTTCAGCCGGCGCAGCCCCTACAACTACCTCCAGGTCGCCTATTTCAAG ATGAACCGGCCGGcgcaggcggcggcggccgctcACACTTTCTTCGTGGCCAACCCCGGGCACCAGGAGATGAGGCAAAACCTGGAGTACTACCAGGCCATGGTGGGAGTCCACGAGGATGACTTCACTGACCTGGAGGCCAAACCCCACCTG AGCGAATTTCAGCTGGGCGTCCGGTTTTacacagaggagcagccagctgctgccatcctgcacctggagaaggcgCTGGAGGAGTATTTTGTGGCAGACGCTGAATGCCGCGCTCTCTGCGAGGGACCCTATGACTACGAGGGTTACAACTACCTTGAGTACAATGCAGACCTTTTCCAGGCCATTACAG aTCACTCCATGCAAGTGCTAAGCTgcaagcagggctgtgtcacagaGCTGGCCTCCCAGCCCGGCCAGGAGAAGCCTCTGGAGGATTTCCTGCCCTCGCACTTCAACTATCTGCAGTTTGCCTACTACAACA ATGGGAATTATGAAAAAGCCATTGAATGCGCCAAGACCTATTTGCTCTTCTTCCCACATGACGAGGTGATGAACCAGAATTTGGCCTATTACACTGCTGTCCTGGGGGAAAACCTGGCCAGACCCATCCAGCCGCGGAAG GAGATCCAGGCATATTACCAGCAGAGTCTgatggagaaggagctgctctTCTTCAGCTATGACGTCTTTGGCATCCCTTTTGTGGACCCG GACACATGGACACCTGAAGAGGTGATACCAAAAAGACTGCGAGAGAAACAGAA GGTGGAGCGGGAGACTGCAGCACGCATCTCTGAGGAAATCGGCAACCTCATGAAGGAGATTGAGACACTGGTGGAGGAGAAGGCCAAAGAGTCTGCCGACATGAGCAAGTTCATCCGAGAAG GTGGCCCTTTGGTGTACGAAGGAGCCAGTGTCACCATGAACTCCAAGGCCCTGAATGGCTCCCAGCGTGTCGTGGTGGATGGAATCCTGTCTGCTGAGGAGTGCCGAGAACTGCAGAGACTCACTAACGTGAGTGCAAGAACAG GCAGCTGCCTCGGCTGGAGATGGCTATCGGGGGAAGACCTCTCCTCACACTCCCAGCGAGACCTTCTATGGCGTGACTGTCCTCAAGGCCCTCAAG ctggggcaggaggggaaggtgcCCCTGCACAGTGCCTACTTGTACTACAACGTGACAGAGAAGGTGCGGCACATGATTGCGTCCTACTTCCGCCTGGAGGTCCCACTCCACTTCTCCTACTCCCACCTGGTGTGCCGCACAGCCATTGA